Proteins encoded together in one Lathyrus oleraceus cultivar Zhongwan6 chromosome 5, CAAS_Psat_ZW6_1.0, whole genome shotgun sequence window:
- the LOC127083545 gene encoding superoxide dismutase [Fe] 3, chloroplastic: protein MASCYFNPIPTSSHLISADLSTKFKIPKLLHRKKRFGALSRSSKITAYYGLKTPPYEHDALEPYMSKKTIDIHWGEHHRNFIEGLNKQLGKDDILYGYTLDELVKVTYNNGNPSAEFNNAAEVWNHDFFWESMQPGGGDMPILGLLQQIEKDFGSFTNFKEKFTEAALTLFGSGWVWLVLKREEKQLAIVKTSNAICPIVWGDIPIINLDLWEHAYYLDYKNDRAEYVNVFLNHLVSWNAATERLTWGEAFVNLGEPKIPVA, encoded by the exons ATGGCTTCCTGTTACTTCAACCCAATTCCTACTAGCTCTCATCTCATTTCAGCAGACTTATCTACAAAATTCAAGATTCCGAAGCTTCTTCACAGG AAAAAGAGGTTTGGTGCCTTGTCCAGATCTTCAAAAATTACTGCATATTATGGCTTGAAGACCCCTCCTTATGAACAT GATGCATTAGAGCCATACATGAGTAAGAAGACAATTGACATACACTGGGGAGAGCATCATCGGAATTTCATTGAAGGTTTGAACAAACAGCTGGGAAAGGATGATATACTTTATGGTTACACCTTGGATGAACTAGTCAAAGTGACATACAACAATGGGAATCCCTCAGCTGAATTCAACAATGCAGCTGAG GTTTGGAATCATGACTTCTTCTGGGAATCCATGCAACCGGGAGGGGGTGATATGCCCATACTAGGTCTCCTTCAACAGATCGAAAAGGATTTTGGATCATTTACGAATTTCAAAGAAAAGTTTACAGAAGCTGCACTCACATTGTTTGGTTCTGGATGGGTTTGGCTAGTTT TGAAGAGAGAAGAGAAACAACTAGCCATTGTTAAAACTTCAAACGCCATTTGCCCAATTGTGTGGGGTGACATA CCAATTATCAATTTGGATTTATGGGAG CATGCATACTATCTGGATTACAAG AATGACAGAGCAGAGTATGTGAATGTATTTCTGAACCACCTTGTGTCTTGGAATGCTGCAACGGAACGCTTGACATggggagaggcttttgtgaatTTGGGAGAACCTAAAATTCCTGTTGCATGA